The window GCCGTAGTTTGCATAGCTGTCGCTCTCAGGCGCACTGCGCTTCTTGCCGGGCGTTCCTGCTCCCACGTTCGTGCGAGGGAACGTCTGCAACTTGTGCAGCTCCTGAGACAGTTTGCCCAGCACACAGGTGCTGAGGTTGGAGCAGCGTTTGGTTAGAGGCCTGTCCATGCTGTCGGGGAGgggacacacaaaacacatgcagagaACAGGCTCATAGGTTTGGGAAAACATGCAGGCAACACT is drawn from Sparus aurata chromosome 8, fSpaAur1.1, whole genome shotgun sequence and contains these coding sequences:
- the LOC115586060 gene encoding calcitonin-1 isoform X1: MSDRVTLTDYEARRLLNAIVKEFVQMTAEELEQQASEGNSMDRPLTKRCSNLSTCVLGKLSQELHKLQTFPRTNVGAGTPGKKRSAPESDSYANYGETFDSI